In [Phormidium] sp. ETS-05, the genomic window GGCGATTCTTCGCCAACTCCAGGATAAGAAGCATACTGTGCAACCGGAGGAACTGGATTTTTTCCGGGAGTTTACCACTGTTACTGCTCCCTATTTCCAAACTCGTATTGCTGACGAACTCAACTATTTTGTGGAGGGGTCGAGTTTGGCGGATAAGGCAGTGGCGTCGATTTGTGGTATCGTGGAAATTGAGCAAACCCAGCGCGATCGGCTGCTGCAAGACCAGGAAAAACACCTAGAGGACACGATCCAAGCCTTGGGACTAGCTCTGGGGACTGGGGCGATCGTGGCATCCAGTGCGGGGTTAATCACCACCAAGCCATCGCTTTGGGACAAAAATCAGAACTATCCCCATCCATTCTTCATCGCCGTGTTTGGCAGTTTCGCCGTGGCGATTCTGGTTTACATTGTAGCAAGAATCCGCCAAAACTGGGGCAAAAAAGCTAAGGTTATTTGTCATTTGTCCCTTGTCCCTTGTCACTTGTCCCTTGTCACTTGTATGACCAAACAAAAGACAAATGACCAAGGACAAATGACCAAGGACAAATGACCAAGGATAAGCAGTTCGAGAAAAAAGACGGCTAACCAACAGCAAGGACAGAGGTTGTTGGTGGAAAATCTGCTGCAAGTCATTTCTCGTGACTTCTGATATCAAGTCCGGGGTCATCCGGGGCTGGTTGTTTCTGGCAGTTTTCCCCTACCATTGTGCTACCCTGCTCCCCGGCATCAAGTTGCTTCCGAACTGATTTACATACCGATGCAGTAGGACTTGATATGAACCTTCTGTAGGGGCGAAGATTCTCAGGTGATGACGAGCGATCGACCGGACAAAAGTGTGAAAAAAATCGAGAGTTTGGCGGAATATTGGGAATTACCCCCCACGCCGATATTTTAGCAGAAGTTCCCGGACACGGCAGCTACCGTGTCCGGGAGTATGAGTCTATTAGTTAGCCGGAGAATTGGCGTCTAGAATTTGCTCAAATTCGACAATAGACCCGATAGAAATAGCCCGTTTGTGTAGGTCTTTGAGGGTGGCAATATCGGCGATTTGATTCACCCGGTTAGTCAATGTTATTGGCACTGAGTTAAACCGCACGGTCAGCACTTCTACTACAGCCGATCGAGCCGTTTGGAGCATTCCTTCTTGCATTCCTTCTTGGCGACCTTCTTGCAGACCGGTTTGGCGACCGGCTTCCATTGCGCGACGTTCAATATTACTGAGAATCGGCATTTTTCGTGACTCCTGATAGGTTTGGAGTTTGGTATCGAAACTTTGTTGCAGTGATTCGGGTAGGGTCATCATCCAGTCGAGCAGGCGAAACAACTTGATGATGTCGTTTTCAGTATAACCTCGTTGATAGAGGTTCTGCACTAGCTCCCATTTACGGGTTTCCCGTTCCTCGGCGTTTCCCGTGGTGGCTTTGGTTCGTAAATGCGCCATCACTAAGAAGGCTAAGGGATTGAGACTTGCTTCCAAGGTTGACCACTGGCTTTCATAGTCCAGGAGTTTGGCGGTGGGGAATTTAAACGTAACACCACAGTCCGCTAGTTCGTAGCTGTACGACTTGGGTCGCCATGATGAGCGATCTTCCCCCAGTATCGCCAGACTAATCACTTTTTTGTGAATGTCAAACGACCGATAATGATACACATACATCCGTTCCGAAAACTCCGGGTCTTCTTGACTCTGGACTTCTACGTGAATCAAGATATAGGTCTCGTCCCCGTTGTGCTGCCAGACTTGGAACAGTTTATCCCCTTCCCGTTCCCCACTGGTGGCGGTGGGGGTTATTTGCTGTAGTTCTTTGTCGAGGGATTTGTATCCTTTCGACCAATCTATTAGGCGATGCACTTTCGGAAAAAAGAACTATAAGAATGGTTCGAGATACTCATCTATCGCTTCTTTCCAGGGTTGGTCATAGTTGGCATTTGGTGTTTCCAAAATTTTGCCTCCTGATTTGTCTTGATGTAATAATTATAGCATTAAATCCCCCATTTTTAGTAAATTAACATTTTTAATGTTAACAATATTTTTTATAAATTTTTATATTTTTAGCATATATAACAATATTTTAGTCAGTCAAGAAATGCCAGCCTAGTTGGCTTCCCATCTAGGATGACCACCGCTTATGTAGAGGTGGAAAAGCATAACTAAGTTATCTACCTGAGCTAAACGGCAAAAAATCGCCATTCTGTGCAAAAATAGAATCACACCGCCAACCGGATATGTGAAAAATTAGATGGGGTGGGGGGCAACACCACCACCCCATCTAGAGATATTCGGCGCCGTCGCTGGCGGCTGGCTGATGATATCCCATTCGATCGCCCTCACATGACCATGAAATATCTAATTTACCCAAGCAATTATTTCTCTAGTTCATCTCCCTAGGGTATAGCTTGGCGGCGGCTTTGTTGTTTAGTTTCATCGCCCGGTTGTGGATTAAAAATCGGGTGAACCCATAAAGCAGCGACTTTTGCACCAGATGAGGACACATCGCACCTAAAAAGGCACTCGCCAAATTTTAATCGTATTATCAGCGCTACCACTAGCTATAGTTTGACCGTCCGCACTGATAGCCACGGATAAAACTAAGCTATTATGTCCCCCGAGATTGCGGATTTCCTGCCCAGTTCTGAGATTCCACAATTTCACCATCATATCAGAACTGCCACTCACAATAATTTTGCTATCAGCACTGACGGCCACAGAATTAACCGCACCATAATGGCCTTTGAGGGTTAAAACTCGCTCTCCGGGGCGCACAGTCCACAAATTAATTGTAGCATCATCACTACCAGTAACTAAAGTTTGACCATCATGGCTAATCGCAACCGAATTCACCCAATCAGAACAACCGTTCAAAGTGCAGATTTCTGTGAGAGTATTAGCATTCCAGAGTTTGATGGTCTTGTCGAGACTGCCACTGGCGATGATTTGGCCGTCGGGAGAAAAGGCAACGGACTGCACCGCTTCTTGATGACCAGTGAGGATACCGATATTGGTGCCGGTTTTGACATTCCACAATCGGATAGTTTTATCCAAACTGGCACTAGCAAGGATTTCTCCGGTAGGGTTGATGGCGACGGCGTGAATCAAGGCATGATGTCCGGTCAAGTCGTGGAGGATTTTGCCGGTTCTGGTATGCCAGATTTTAATCTTTTTGTCCAAAGTGGCGCCGATAACGGTTAATCCATCGGGACTGATGGCGACGGAATTCACCGGAGCGTTGTGGGCAAGGGTGCGGATTTCTTGTTTGCGGCTGAGATTCCAGAGTTTGATGGTATGGTCTAAACTGGCACTGGCGAGGGTTTCGCCGTCTGGGCTGATGGCTACACTGCTCACCCAGTCAGAATGACCGGTGAGGGTGGATTGGCACTCGATGAACTGATAGCGGAGAACGGCGACGTAGCGGTTAACGGCTTCTTGCTGTTGTAACTGCTCGGATATCTGATATTGCAGTTGTTGGCGTTCCTCTTTGGCGTCGAAGAGTTGGGATTGCAGGTGGTCTAGGCGGGCTTCTATGCTCTGAAGCGATGATGTGGCTGGGTTGGGGTTGGGTGGTTCTGAAGGGGATAAAACTTGTTGGAGCTGGTCTTGGAGCTGGGCTTTTTCTTCTTGGAGTTTTTCTAGGTGGGATTGGTAGGATTCTAGCTGTTCTTGCAGCGATCGCGATTGCTGCCACATATTTTGAGCCCAAATGAGATGCCGATTTTCTGTCTCAGCAGTTTCCGGGGATAGAGGAGTGACATCCCAGCCGCAAACAGGACAGGTGTCAATTTCCCCCTCTGGACTTTGTAGCAGTGCTGGGTTGGATAATTCCGTGGCGCAAATGGGACAAATGGAAAGCATGGCGAGTGGCCTCTAATTGTTATTTTACTACGCTATCGACGCCCCAAATCTTTACGGTGCCGTCATCATAGCCACTGGCGATCGCCATTCCTTGCGGTTCGATCGCCGTACAGAGGACATAACCCTGGTGGCCTGACTCTGGCATCGTCACCCCCTCAATAGTATGAATGCTCCTACCCATTTCCAGATTCCAAATTTTAATCGTGCCATCATCGGAGCCGCTGGCCACAGTCTTGCCGTTCCCCACCGCCACGGAAGTCACCGCACTAGCGTGTTCGCTCAAAGAGTGTAGCAGTTTTCCCGTGCCTAGATTCCAAATTTTCACCGTCGTATCATTACTGCCACTCACCAAAGTATTGCCATCAGGACTGATAGCCACACTGCACACTGACCCCGAATGCTCATTTAAAGAATGCAGCAGCTCCCCGGTGCGAATATTCCTAATTTTTACCGTGTTGTCATTGCTGCCCGATGCCAGAATATTGCCTTGGGGACTAATTGCCACAGACCGCACCGCATTGGCATGGCCGAAAAAATTACATAGCAACTTTTCCGCCAAGGGGTCCCAGATTTTAATCAGCTTGTCGGCGCTACCGCTGGCCAACATCTTACCATCACCGCTGAAAGCCACGGTAGTCACCCAGGCTGTATGTCCCTTGAGGGTGCAAAGTAACTCCCCTGCTTCCCACCGCCACACTTTAATCGTATTGTCGCCGCTGCCACTGGCTAAAAGCTGGCCATCGGGACTGATGCTCACAGAGATTACCGAGTCGTGATGACCCACGAGGGTTCTCAGCAGGGAACCGGTTTTCAAATCCCAGATTTTCACGGTTTTATCATTGCTGCCGCTGGCAATGGCATTGCCGTTGGGACTGATATTGTCGATCGCACTGCTTCCCCGTGGTTGAGGACGCGCAGACAACTAAACAGCCGGTAAGGTTTATAGGCTTCTATGGCTTGTTTTGCTTTGGGCGATTGACTTTGCTGCAACAAAGCATAAGCCACTCGCTGCATCGATTCCGAAGGAGATACCAAGGCGTGAATTAACAGGTCGATGCCACTGGCTGCCGCTTCCGCTGCTATTTGCGCCTGTGCTGAGGATAGGTTTTCTTTCAACTGGTGAATTTGTAGCTGGAGAAACTGGCGTTGTTTGCGTTCCCGATCTAACTGTTCTTGGAATTTCACCCGTTCTTGCTGATATTGCTCCAGTTTCGCTTTCAGGTCGGTTAACTGCGCTGTCGGTATATCCACATCAGCTTGATTTTCCCGTTGAGGATAACTGCCATTTTCCCGATCGGATCCGGTGGCCTGGGATTGGTCCAAGCGGTTGCCCAATGCCGCAATCTGTTCTTGGCATTGGCTGTGTTCCTGGTGGAATTGGTCAAGAACGGAGCTGACTTGGGCTAATTGAGTTTTGATCTGGCTCAGTTCCGAGGCGAGGTGGGTTGCCAAGTCCGATCGCTCTCTTTGTGCCATTTCCAACCCGCCCACGATTTGACTGATTTGATGGTGGATGTCCGATCGCTCTTTATTCCCCTGTTCCACCCGTCCCCAAACCTGCACCAATTTTCCCTGAATTTCCGCGACTTTCCATTCCAACTCCTCTCGCGCTGTTTTTCCCATACTTAAGTGCCACCACATTTGCCTAGCCCATTCCAATTGTGCGGCTTTATCGGCCAAACCACTATCCAGGGTCAAATCCCAGCCGCAATTCTGGCAAGTCTTCTGGCTTCCTTCTATGTATTCGTTTTTGCAAACGGGGCATTCCGACATAGCCTTACGTAGGTTGTTGAGGAACGAAACCCAACGAAACCATATTGGGACGATTCAGCAAGAAGCCAATTACAAATCTTGCCATAACTGCAAGATAGCAGGTATCGCTCCTCCTCGCCAAGGGCGATCGCCCCTTGATGCTCCCAAATCAACTCTAGTCTGGCTTGACCCTTGCCCTTGACCTCTTGACCTGGAAAATCCCCTAATTGAGTGATTGGTTTGACCCCTCATTAACTTATCTTTACCTGGCCTTTACCTGGTTCATCTTTCCATAATATCTTCTTTTGGTGCTTGGTCGCTGACCCTGCAGACTGTAGCGAGTTGGGTCTGAATCCCTCTAGCAGCGCCCACACCAGAGCTGGGTCTCCCATTACCTATTTCTTGCCCATCTGACTATCGGGCAAGAAATAGGTGATTTTAAAAAATCACGATAATTAATCAAACGCAACCCCGCTCCCATAAAACATGGGAGGTTCTACCATAGGCAATTTAAATGCTGCTTGTCATAGCAACCAATTTCATCTATATGAGATGACCGGGGACTATGGGATTAATCAACTAACCTCAGCCATCCCCGCCGCACGGCGTGGAGCAGGCGATCGATGGCCTCTCGTTCCTCTTGATTCAGCGAATCTTGCATCAGTGCTGACATCAACCCCCAGCGATGGTGGTACGTAATTTGGCCGCTATGCCAAATTTGATAAAAAATCTCGGATATAGTGAATTTGTAAAAATTTCCCTGCACTAGCATATTTCCCCCTGGGCGCTAACGATCCCCATTTCAACCCTATATGAGCAGTATAATTTATTTTTTCTTAATGTGCTTGTGATTTTCAACATTGAAGGAGGCGATCGAAATCCCGAAAAACTGTGATTTTCATCATAGCTGACCCGGAATTCTTCTATTAGCTGACCAATCCAGGCAATTCTAGCCTAATTTTAGCTCTTTAAAGGCTGAATCGCCCTGGAAATGGCCAAATTTGGCGTTAACTGCTCGACGCTGCCCCTAGAATGGCAAAAATCCTCTGGCATAGGAAAAATTATCGCCATTCCTCCTGAATTTTTCCCATATACCCCCCTATCAAATAGCACCTATCTCCTACCTATGGTGTTATTAAGGGCATCTGGAGATGTTTTCACTCCTGGATTTGGCTGTGTTTCTGGCAAAAATTTCCCCGGAGGTACTATACTAGCATCTCGGAATCTCTCCGCTTTTCCCATAAACATAATTTTGTGAATAACTTGTGAAGATATCGGTAATATTTGAGAAAAATATGACCAATATCTCCACAAAGCTGCTACAGCAGATGGAAACCGCAAATAATCCTAATTTACGGGGACGGTTGGGGAAATTTCCGGCGTCACCAGACTTTCGGTACTCCGCATAAGGGCGTTGGTGGCGTTGACCATGAGCTGGACCGCACCAAAGAAGAAGGAGCGATCGAGGCGAGCGGTGATGTCCGTGGGTTCGTGGTAATGGGGATTGCGAAAATTGGCGGTATCCGTGAGCAACACTGCCCCAATATTCTGATACCAAAAAGGCGCATGATCACTGCGCATGGTATCGGGAGCCAGCATCCCTTTTAAAGGCACTGGCAAAGTAAACACTGGCGGGGTGTCGGGAAATTCCCCCTGGAAGGCTTGCAGTAGGGGCAAGTGTTCTGTATCCCCGATCGCCGCCAGAAAATCCCCTTGGTCAGAAAATGCCGGAATTCCCACGGGATAGCTTTGACAACCAGGGGTATGACAAGCATAACCGAGCATATCCGCAATAATCGCCCCCCGCAGGTCCTTGGTCAGCTCCGGGTTGGCGGTAAACACCAGACTCCCAAAAAGTCCCACCTCTTCTGAGTCAAACAACGCCACCCGCAAACCTCTGACAGTCTCCTGTTTCCCCAACAGGCGGGCAATTTCTAACACCGCCGCCACTCCTGTAGCATTATCATCAGCACCCGGAGATAGCGCCACCGTATCATAATGCGCTCCCACCAAAATCACCCCCGCTTCCGGGTCCGCCCCGGGGCGATCGGCGTAGATATTAATCCCTTCCTCAAACTCCTGTTGTTGCGGTTCCCACCCCGCCGCTGCCAATTGCGCCATAATATATGCCCGAGCTAGCTGTCGCTCCCCTTCTTCGTACCGTTCCCCCTGAAGAGCCTCCACATCCGCCATCAACCGCATCGGTTTCACTCGGAGCGCTTCTATCTCTTCTGTCGGTTCTATCTGTGCCGCCACAACTGGTATATTGTGTTTTGTTGGGGCAGCCTCTAGTGGCACCATTGGGGAAGATATTCCCCGCTGCCAACCAGCCGCCCCTACTAATACTGCTACCAAAACCACCACCAACCCAAAGCCCATAATTTTTTGCATTTGCCCTTCTCTTTTCACAGTGACAAAAACATTATGCTGGTAACAATTCTCAGTAGGTCAACCTCAAAAACGTTACGATTGAGCCGGAGTAGGGGGGGCAGTGCCTGACTACATCCGTTTTAGCAATTCATGCGTAAGCTTTATTGGCTTGTTCTGGAACTGATGCAGACAGATCACCTAGCCGCTTGCGAAATGACTTAGTGACGCTTGATTTCATTTTTGTGTTGGAAATACCTCATCAAGAGGAACAGTTTCTCCTGCTGCGATTTCCTGCCGCACCATTGCCGCCATCTGCTCCCATTCATCGTCTGTCGTGGCTGCCAAACTGGCTTCCCATTTTTGCTCGTCCTGCAACTCTGCCAAAAATCGAGCCGCGATCGCATCTTGCTGGTCGGGTGGGAGTTTCTGAATTTGGGCGATCGCCTGTTGAAGTAGTTCTGTCATTTTTCAGTACCAGTTAACACCGCCAAATCACATAGCTTCTTTATTTTACCCAAGGCGGTGATTTTTTTGTGCAGTTTTGCAGCTCAGCTAAGAATCTGTTTTATGCACCTTCATCTCGAAGCAGAAACCCACACCCCCAGGGGTTTCTATGACAATTTCTGCATCCTCACCGAAATCTTGTCAAGAAACCCCTCGCCCCCACACACCATCCCAGAATCACCAAAAGCATCAAGCCACCTCAAGTGTTTTCGGTTCAGGAATTACATCACCTTCGGCTTGCCAAGCCTCTAGATACATTTCTATCACTTCTTCCCCATTGCGGATAGCTTCTTCACGAGTTTTCCCGTGAGTACAAGGCATCACCACCATATCATAAAACTCTGGAATCGTCACCAGAAAAAGCTCATCTTCATCAGACCATTGAACAATCATGCTGTATCGATTCATAAATCTTACTCCCCTCTCAACTGGCTGGCTGCAGAAACCCACACCACCAGGGGTTTCTATGACATTTCTGCATCCTCACCCAAATCTAGTAAAGAAACCCGGTTTCTCAACCCCACCGAGGTTTATTGCAGGTCGTCCTCTGTCATCCCAGCATCTTTGAGAATGCCTCTTAAGGTTCCAGCCGGTAAATCTCGATCGCTATGAACTGGAATCGACAGAATAACTGCCACACCCTCTTTGGCATAAATATGATGGCTACCTGTGATTCGTTTGAGTTGCCAACCATGTTGCTCCACAATTTTGCAGAGTGCTTTCCCCGAAATCGCTTTCATAAAGACAACTCAATTAACTGTTTTTCTGGGGTAATTTCTTGTTGTTCACTGGCTACTTCAAGCCAACCCTGAACCGCATCAGCAAGCATTTCTAACAACTCTTCATAACTCGATGCCCAGGTGTGACAACCCGGAAGGGCAGGGACTGAACCGCACCAGACATCATCTTCTTGCCAAATAATTGCTTTAATTTTCATTGTTTGTCTCTCATGGCTATCTAATCAAGATTTTAGCCCATCCATTAACGGATCACCCAGCCACCGACAACCCAGAAACCCCAGAAGGTTTCTATCCCGCCAAAGATGGCATAGATGCTGATTGCTACTCGTGATTATTTTATATCCCAAGGATTTCTGATAATTTCAGATATTCAATGATTCTAAGTCTCGATACCCATTAATGATGCGAGCAATATCTATCCCGTCAGGGCGGGGAAAGTAAAATATGATATAATTTCCCCCAATAAAACTTCGGAGATTTGCTTTAATTTTACTGTAGCTTTTGCCCATGTTGGGAAATTGAGCAAACTGACGGCACTTATCCCGGACTTTTTCAAAAAATCTAATCGCCAAGTCTGGGTTTATTTCCGACATAGATGCACAAATTATGTCTAAATCGGCTAGGGCAGCATCAGAGAATGAATAAGTACCCATTATAAATCCTCAGTCTGCTGCTGTAAACGGTTTAGCAGACGATTAAATACAACTTCTCCATCAGTCACATTTCCTTGTTGAATTTGCCTTTCCCCAACTTCGATTTGCTGGCGGAGTTCGGCTAAATATTGTTCTCTTTTATCTAATAGTTCCAAGGCGGCTAATATCACTTCATCAGC contains:
- a CDS encoding transposase, which codes for MHRLIDWSKGYKSLDKELQQITPTATSGEREGDKLFQVWQHNGDETYILIHVEVQSQEDPEFSERMYVYHYRSFDIHKKVISLAILGEDRSSWRPKSYSYELADCGVTFKFPTAKLLDYESQWSTLEASLNPLAFLVMAHLRTKATTGNAEERETRKWELVQNLYQRGYTENDIIKLFRLLDWMMTLPESLQQSFDTKLQTYQESRKMPILSNIERRAMEAGRQTGLQEGRQEGMQEGMLQTARSAVVEVLTVRFNSVPITLTNRVNQIADIATLKDLHKRAISIGSIVEFEQILDANSPAN
- a CDS encoding WD40 repeat domain-containing protein, which translates into the protein MLSICPICATELSNPALLQSPEGEIDTCPVCGWDVTPLSPETAETENRHLIWAQNMWQQSRSLQEQLESYQSHLEKLQEEKAQLQDQLQQVLSPSEPPNPNPATSSLQSIEARLDHLQSQLFDAKEERQQLQYQISEQLQQQEAVNRYVAVLRYQFIECQSTLTGHSDWVSSVAISPDGETLASASLDHTIKLWNLSRKQEIRTLAHNAPVNSVAISPDGLTVIGATLDKKIKIWHTRTGKILHDLTGHHALIHAVAINPTGEILASASLDKTIRLWNVKTGTNIGILTGHQEAVQSVAFSPDGQIIASGSLDKTIKLWNANTLTEICTLNGCSDWVNSVAISHDGQTLVTGSDDATINLWTVRPGERVLTLKGHYGAVNSVAVSADSKIIVSGSSDMMVKLWNLRTGQEIRNLGGHNSLVLSVAISADGQTIASGSADNTIKIWRVPF
- a CDS encoding WD40 repeat domain-containing protein; this encodes MSARPQPRGSSAIDNISPNGNAIASGSNDKTVKIWDLKTGSLLRTLVGHHDSVISVSISPDGQLLASGSGDNTIKVWRWEAGELLCTLKGHTAWVTTVAFSGDGKMLASGSADKLIKIWDPLAEKLLCNFFGHANAVRSVAISPQGNILASGSNDNTVKIRNIRTGELLHSLNEHSGSVCSVAISPDGNTLVSGSNDTTVKIWNLGTGKLLHSLSEHASAVTSVAVGNGKTVASGSDDGTIKIWNLEMGRSIHTIEGVTMPESGHQGYVLCTAIEPQGMAIASGYDDGTVKIWGVDSVVK
- a CDS encoding M28 family peptidase, whose amino-acid sequence is MQKIMGFGLVVVLVAVLVGAAGWQRGISSPMVPLEAAPTKHNIPVVAAQIEPTEEIEALRVKPMRLMADVEALQGERYEEGERQLARAYIMAQLAAAGWEPQQQEFEEGINIYADRPGADPEAGVILVGAHYDTVALSPGADDNATGVAAVLEIARLLGKQETVRGLRVALFDSEEVGLFGSLVFTANPELTKDLRGAIIADMLGYACHTPGCQSYPVGIPAFSDQGDFLAAIGDTEHLPLLQAFQGEFPDTPPVFTLPVPLKGMLAPDTMRSDHAPFWYQNIGAVLLTDTANFRNPHYHEPTDITARLDRSFFFGAVQLMVNATNALMRSTESLVTPEISPTVPVN
- a CDS encoding type II toxin-antitoxin system HicB family antitoxin, whose translation is MNRYSMIVQWSDEDELFLVTIPEFYDMVVMPCTHGKTREEAIRNGEEVIEMYLEAWQAEGDVIPEPKTLEVA
- a CDS encoding type II toxin-antitoxin system HicA family toxin, which codes for MKAISGKALCKIVEQHGWQLKRITGSHHIYAKEGVAVILSIPVHSDRDLPAGTLRGILKDAGMTEDDLQ
- a CDS encoding type II toxin-antitoxin system HicB family antitoxin; this encodes MKIKAIIWQEDDVWCGSVPALPGCHTWASSYEELLEMLADAVQGWLEVASEQQEITPEKQLIELSL
- a CDS encoding type II toxin-antitoxin system RelE/ParE family toxin, with the translated sequence MGTYSFSDAALADLDIICASMSEINPDLAIRFFEKVRDKCRQFAQFPNMGKSYSKIKANLRSFIGGNYIIFYFPRPDGIDIARIINGYRDLESLNI
- a CDS encoding type II toxin-antitoxin system ParD family antitoxin — protein: MSLSLTPEIEQRIAHKLNQGGYQSADEVILAALELLDKREQYLAELRQQIEVGERQIQQGNVTDGEVVFNRLLNRLQQQTEDL